AGCAGAGAGCCAAGTAATCTTCTTATCGGTAGTCTTGAAATCTCCCTTCAAGTTGAGGTCAAGCTTCAGGCTTGTAACCGGCTCAGCCGAAGATGAGAGATCTCTGACAAAGGCGTTGCCCCAGCCCATAAGGGTGATTTCCTCGTCCGCCTTGAAGCTCTTGGCATCGGCCTGGTCGATGTAGAGAGTAGGCGAGAAAATGACCTTCTTCAGGCCGACGCTTGCGTTCTTGGGGTGCTTTGGTCGCTCCTCCACAGTAACGGCAGAAGGCGCCTCAGATCCGGCAACCGTAACCTTGACCAAGTCCTTGCTCAGGAGAGCTGTGAATCGAGGCACGATAGGGTCGATCACcttcttgttgttggccCAGAAAGTAGTCCAGTCCATGTTGACAACGTTTCGGCTGGGTCCTTGCTTGATGATAAAGTCTCGCAGAGCCTCAATGGTCATTCCACGTCTTCGGATACCTCGAATAGTGGGCATACGGGGATCATCCCAGCCCCAAACCTTTccagcatcaaccagcttggccagcttaCGCTTGGACAAGAAAGTCTTGACAAAGTTAATTCGGGAGAAATCCCACATGTGGACCTGACGCAGCTGAAGGGTGTCGATGAACCACTGGTACTGGGGGTTTCGGTCCGTGTATTCGGTAGATCTCAAAGCGTGAGTGACTCCCTCGTGGCTGTCGACCACGGGGCAGGCAAAGTCGTACATGGGGTACATCTTCCATTTTGTGCCGGTACGGTGGTGAGGTGTGTCCACGTTGCATCGGTAGATGACAGGATCGCGCATGGCCTTGTTGGGGTTGTCGTAAGATAACTTGGCGCGAATGCAGTGTGCTACACCCTCCGGTGTGCcattcttcatttcttcGAAAATTCGGAGAGTCTCCTCGACGGTTCTCTCACGGCGCTTTGAGGGGATACCGTCCATTCTCTGGGCGCGCATTGTCTCCTGATCAGTGTCATCGGCGTACGCCTTGCCCATGGTGATCAGCTTCTTGCACATATCGTAGAGATAGTCGAAGTAGTCGGAGGTGTAGGTCAAGCTGTCGGGCTTGATGCCCATGAGAGCCAAGTCAAGGACGATGGCATCCTGGaactcctccttctccttgtcggGGTTCGTGTCGTCCAATCGCAGGCGCATCTGGCCCTTGTAGGCAGTATGGCCAAAGTAGTCGCTGAGAAGGGCAGCCTTGGCGTGTCCGATGTGAAGGTAGCCACTAGAAAAAGCGAGTTAGAAGAGCTGTgaggacaagaaagaagggctTGTATATCATACGAAGGCTCGGGGAGGAATCGAGTAATGACGCCCTTGTCAGTGTCTTGAAGAGCGAGGTTGTAGTTGGCGCCGCCCTTGTTAGCCTTGGCCGCAGCTTcggccttggtggcctcCTGGATCTCAGGGTGAGACTGCTCGATGAAAGTGAACCATCGAGTCAGGTTGGGAAGTCCATTTCGTCGAATGGCACCAATGGCAACCTTGTTAGCCCTCAGAGTCTGCCAGATCTTGGTCTCGAGCTCTCCCAGAGCGTAGCCCTCAAGGTAGGATCGGAGAGTCAGGTGCTTGTCTAGATCCCGCATGAAAGGCTCAATGGTGCGGAAATCGCCGGACAGCTTGCCGGAAACggcctcgagctcgtcgTGCTTCATCTTTTCGGCTTATTTGAATGTCAAAGTCAACAAAAGATGAAGtgcaagaagcagagaagctTCTCGTGACTCGAGTAACGATTTTAGGCGTTTGGTGGAGAGCAGCCCCTCCATCGTCGTTAGTCGTGCCACACTTTGTTTATCGATAAGAGTTTGTTCATTTTTCAGCCTAATTTCCGAGGCAGGACGTCGCAGAATATGGCGAGGTTCTGGCGCAGTTGAAGAAATCCCAGTTTCGACTCATCCAGCGGCAGAAATGGCACCAATTGATCGATGCTTGGCCTCCGTGGCCAAGCTGGCGCTCTCACAGCCATCAATACGACCCGTTGTGCCGACGATACCCCGATTCCTCGCGCCTGCGCTGATCCAGTCCCGACAAGCCTCTGTGATCCGGACAAAGAAGACgacaaaaaagaaggctgTTCCGAAAGACTTTAAGCGACACAacctggagaagagggaattCCCACAACACACACTATGCGATGCTATGCGGTAGGTATTGGGGAATAAGATGCAGTCTACAGAGAGAAATTTGCTGAACCCTTGAGCAGAGTTCTCCGAGCCATCGAGGTCGGCCAACCTCCTGCTTCGATCAAATACGAGATTCACATCAACCTTAAGACAGCAAGAAACGGCCCTGTCATAAAAAGCAGCATCAGACTGCCGCATCCTGTCCAGAGCGATTGGCAAATCGCCGTCATTTGCCCCGAGGGTAGCGACATCGCAactgctgccaccgccgccggcGCTGTCGCCGTTGGAGAAGAGACGCTCTTCGAAGCTATCCGCCAAGAAAAGATTGATTTCGACCGCCTGATTTGCCACGAAAACAGCGAAAAGGCCCTGAACAAGGCCGGCCTGGGAAGAATCCTTGGTCCCAAGGGCCTGATGCCCAGCAAGAGAATGAAGACGATTGTAAACGACGTGGTCAAGTCCATTCGCGACTCAGCCGGCGCTGCGGACTACCGTGAGAGACAGGGCGTCATTCGAATGGCCATCGGACAGCTTGGCCACACGCCCGaccagctcaaggccaatATCCAAGCGCTGTTGAAGAAGGTCAAGGTGGAATGCGCCGAGATTTCGGAGGAAGTTTCAAAAGAAGTGCATGAGGTTATTCTGAGCACAACGAATGGCCCGGCGCTGAGCTTGAACGGCAAGCTGAACGAGGCAGAGAGCACGCTTACAGTCGAAGCATTGTCAAGCGTCATGTAAACCATTAACGACATATACAAAGTGTACAATATCCAATTgaatgcaaaaaaagaaggctaGATGTAACAATTTATCACGGGGTATCATTATGTTTTGTATTTATGAAATAAATGAGTGGTCATCTGCCGCGAAGCACTTTGACAGCCTCTCCTTGCGCGTCAAGAGCTCTATAAACACCCAGATAGCCCATAACTCGGCCCTGGCCTTTTGTCCCAGCGGCTCTAGCTTCCTTGAGAGCGTTATTCAAATCTAATAGGAGCGTATTCCGGCATTTCGTCAGTCGCGCCCTCAGCTTGACGACAAAAGAATTGCTGTCATCGAGCTTGCCAATCAGGGCCGTAATATGGCTACATTCGCGCGCCGAGGCCAACAGCTTTGAAGGCGGGCTCCCTATCAGGCCTTCGACGGCTTCTGCTTCAaattcttcttcgtcttcactATCGTCATTCCAGTCCGTGGTCTCTTTCCTTTGAGGTAGGCTATCCAGTGCCAGTGTTTCTTCTAGGGAAGACAGCCGCTCCGATACTTCCAGCATTGCTCGCCCTTGTTCAATATCTGACCGTATGTCTCGCAACTCGTTGGTAAGCGAATCCGCATCCCTCCTGCGCTCAGAGaccttttcctttacttcttcaacagctctGCGAAAGCCAAGAAGCGAAACCTTGACATCCTCGACCTTCTCGTCGCCTCCCCGCAGTTCTGAACCGAGTGATAGGAAGGCAGTATAGTTCGAATTGACAAGCTCCAGGAGCTCAGCGCTGATGGTTGCCGTCCGCTCGCGTAGATCTGATCGTAGGTCTTCAAGGGTCTGGTGGCGATGGGGGAGAGCTGACAGATACGCGGCCGGCTGGAATTCTGTAGCTAAGAAGTCGGTGCGTGGGAGAGCAGCTGGGAATGGCAAGGGCGCATCGTCTTCGGTGTCTGAAGAGTTGGAGGAGCCGAGATTGAAGGTTGACGCATTTTGTCGCCCAGGGCGCCGTGGCAGCGTGAGCGGGAGGGTGAAATCCGCCATGGATGAAGAAAATGACGACAATTGAGAATTGAATCGCTAATTAATTACGCAAATACAAAGATGCACTGCAAAATAGAAGCACTCGTGATATCGCCCTGGATAGAGCAAGACACATGTTAGTTAGACCAGGAAGTGGATAGCTCGACAAGCGTTGATCGCATTGGTGCATAACTCCACTATAAGCATACAGATCCAGCTGTCAAGATAAAATGCTGCGTCTCTCAACCACAGCACCATTTGAAGAGAATATAGCGTTTTAATTCTCGATTGACTAACATGGTAGATACAAGTTCATAACAATCCGCCTATCTAGCAGTTTATAGAGGAGCGACTTTAAGCGAACTCAGGGTCTCTAGCCAAGACCCAGCTCCAAACGCTAGCAGTCAACGGTTTCTCGCCAATTGAGCCCTCAAGAGGGCTATTTGAGTCATGATAGGCTATTGTCATTAGCAAGTATTAGGACATTCTCGCCGTTTGCTCTTCGTAATCCGAATACGATCCGAACCGAGACTATCTTCTCTTCATGTATCCTTCCAGACAGCTGGGTCGAGCCTTGGTTAGCCTCACGTGCAAGCAGCAGTAGTCAGTGTCTCTAATGGCCAAACAAGGCAACAACCTGTTAAGGGATCCATCCTTCTTAGGTAAAAAACGACAATTAACGCAGATTTGCGCAGTTCTCGGTCAAAGGACGTCAAGGTAGATGGAGTAGTGAGACTCATAGTGGGGGCATAAACAAGCTGAAGGCATCTGATTGGACCTTTTGATCAAAAGTGGGTGCACCCTAGTGGCTGATGGCGCGTCAAATTTTTATCAATCACATCTTATCAATCTGTCAAGCCCACCCGCTGTCTCCTAGAATCGGACCATAATGCTGTTAAAAGGCCAGCCGGGTACGCTCGGGACACGAAAAACTCACAACTCACAAATCCCTCTCTGGTCCCCGCATCTTAATTTTTCATCTATACATTTCGCATCTCTTTCAactgctgcctcttcttAACATCCTTCA
This portion of the Trichoderma atroviride chromosome 6, complete sequence genome encodes:
- a CDS encoding mitochondrial 54S ribosomal protein uL1m (BUSCO:EOG092D3LA0) — translated: MAPIDRCLASVAKLALSQPSIRPVVPTIPRFLAPALIQSRQASVIRTKKTTKKKAVPKDFKRHNLEKREFPQHTLCDAMRVLRAIEVGQPPASIKYEIHINLKTARNGPVIKSSIRLPHPVQSDWQIAVICPEGSDIATAATAAGAVAVGEETLFEAIRQEKIDFDRLICHENSEKALNKAGLGRILGPKGLMPSKRMKTIVNDVVKSIRDSAGAADYRERQGVIRMAIGQLGHTPDQLKANIQALLKKVKVECAEISEEVSKEVHEVILSTTNGPALSLNGKLNEAESTLTVEALSSVM